gatgcctggttggggaactaagatcccataagccacgaAGCATAGCCAATAAACAAACAACCAGGTAACTGAAGTAAAAGCTCGGTTTCTCAGTAGCACCAGGTCCCATTGCAAGCGCTCATTGGTCATCTATAGTAACCGGCTACATGGGCAACCCAgaagagaacatttccatcactatttttggggctttccaggtggcgcagcagtaaacaatctgcctgtcaatgcaggagacttctcataagagacttgggttcgatccctgggttgggaagatcccctggagaagggaatggctacccactctagtattcttgcctggagaattcaatgaacagaggagctttgtgggccccagcccatggtgtcacaaagagttggacactgagcagctgagcacacacacatgggggGCTCCACTGGCTGGTGGCGATGAGCTCCCTGGCCCGCTCTGCAGCTTTCTGGGGAACGTGGCACAGGCTGGGCTTCTAGAAAGCATCGGCTGTGTCCCTGACCCCACACAGAACAATGCCCAGCACGCTGGCAGATGACAGTTCCTAAGTGCTGGCCTGGTGCGGGATGCCACCAGGACCCCAGAAGGGACCAGGTCCTTTTGAAATGCTAATTATtaccctaggcttccctggtgactcagatggtgaagaatccgcctgcaatgtaggagacctgggtttgatccctgggtcgggaagatcccctggaggagggcatggcaacccactccagtattcttgcctggagaatctcatggacagaggagcctggtgggctacagtccatggggtcaccaagaatcggatacgactaagcaacAAACACTAACTGCACATCTACCCTCCTAAGGATGTGACTGCCCAGCCAGGTGACGCATAGAGGCGACTCGGGGAGAAGCCCCTCGGAGCAGAGATGTAAAGCATGCCGGGCCCTGGCCCACGTACCTTGAAGGCCTCCCGGCGCTGGTACTCCAGCTTGGCCATCTCCTCGGCCACCCAGCCCGGGATGTCGGGGATGGCCACATGGATGAGGTACTTGAGGAGCAGAGCGAAGTGCTGAGGCGACAGAGGAGGAGGCTGCAGGCACGGGGACACCCCCCAACCACCGCCTGGGTCCCCCACCCGGCCACCGGTCCCACCTCGAGCACCACCACGGACACGATGGCTGCCTCGGGACTGAGCCAAGGGAAGAGGCGCTGCAGCTGCCCACACTGGCCAATTAGATAGCAATTGACCACGATTGCCAGGACGCCCATGACCTCCATCACCTTCTGCGGGGGTAGGGGGGACAAGGGGCTCAGGTGGGGTCTGGCCAGCCCCCCCAGCACCCGCTCCACCTCTGGGCATCCTGGCTCAGAGCCCTTGGCCCTTCCCCACCTGCCACTGGCCAATGCTTTCCACCCGCTGCCCAAAGGGCCGCTGCAGCCCCGTGCACAGCTTGAGGGCGTCACTGCGGATCTCGATGAGGTTGTTGATGAGGGCACAGAGGGCAGCCAGGGGGAAGGCAGACGAGAAAAGCACGACATAGCCAAACTGCACGAACATCTCCTGGTAGTCCTGGAATGTGTCCTGTGGGCAGGCACGCAGTGGGTGGGCCTAGGCTCTCCCCCAACTCAGGACACCTCTTCCCTCAGCCCACCTTCCTCTCATCAAGCCCGCCTCCCTCAGATTATCCTTCATGGACCCAAGCTCAGCAAGGTTAGCAAGTTTCTGACCACATAAGGGtgagccgctcagttgtgtccaactctttgcagtcccatggactgtagccatgggattccctaggcaagaagactggagtgggttgccatgccctcttccaggggatcttcctgatccagggattgaacccgtctcctgcatcgcaggcagattttttaccgtctgagccaccaggaaggccctgaTCACATAAAGGGGCCCATCATTCCTTCCTGTcgctcccaccccacctccaccgtCAGACCGTGTGCCCAGCCCGGCCGacggccctgcccccaccctcaggTGCCCTCCTCACCTCGTATTTCTTCATGCAGCTCTCGAGCTCCGCCTGGGTGAGCTGAGACGAGTGTTCCTCCTCGGGTGGGTCGATCCAAGACGACCGGTTCTGCCGCCGCTGCTTCCGGGCTGAGTCGCCTGAGCCCGGCTCTGGATCCGGGCCCCCATCCGGCCCCTGGTCTCGGCCCTCGCCTCCAGCCCGGCGGAGCAGGACAGCCGGGGGAGTCTCCCGTTCGGGGCTGCTGGGAGCCCCCTCAGCTTCATCGTCCTCCTCGGCCAGTGTGAACACGCCCGGTTCCAGCCCCTTCTCCACCATGGTGgggctcccctcctccaggagggccTCCTGGCTTGGGCCCGGCCGACGCCGCCCAGCCCCCCGCTCGGCAAAGCTGACCTTCTTCAGTCGGAGCCCGCAGTCCAGGAGGCCGCCCTCCTCGCCTTCCTCgtcctcatcctcctcctcttcgtcctcctcctcctcctcttcatcctcctcctctctgtcccccCGGGGCCCGTCCCCcacctctcccccttcccccgcCGGCCGCCGCTCCACCGcggcctcctcttcctcctcaggtGCCCCGCAGCCCCCGCTGAGACACCTGCGGCCCCCACCACTGCTGCTGCCACCACCACCCTCTTCAGCCGGGGGTTCGAGGTGGCGGCGTGCGGGGCGCCGGAGGCTCAGAAGGCCAAGCAGGGCACGGGCCAGCTCCCAGGCCGCCCGCAGGCCAAGCTCTCCTCGGCCCAGCCGCCGATACAGGTGGGGCTGCAGAACCTCTCGAACATTCTGGAGGAACTGGCGGGTGATCAGCAGTGTGGCCAGCATCTGGGGGTAGGAAGGGGGTGGAGAGCGGCCTCgtggggggcgggcggggccCTGGGCACTGGGACAGGCTGTGGGCACCCACCATCCCAAAGCACACATCCAGCCACAGCCTGAGCCCAGTCTGGATGTCCCCGGGCACAGAGGCAACCCCAAGCCACAGCTGGGCGGGCCACAGCGCTTCTAGCTGatcacctgggaaggccatggCCTCCCATCATGCCACACCTCCCGGATCTCGGCTGGTGCCCAGGGCCTCCAGGGGCTCTTGACACCTGCACGCAGTCAGTGGAGCCCCATCCCTTCAGAGCATGCACCCTCGGCTAGGCGTGAGGCCCCCGGCACAGCCACACTGACCACCCTGGCAAGGCCCCGAGGGCTCGCCACCACCTGCCCGTACTTTGGCCCGGGCCTCAAGAAGGAGGccctggagggagaggaggagcagGCGGAACCGCAGGGCCACGAGCGGGACCAGCACCGCCCAAAGCTGCCGCTCGAGGCTCTGGGACAGGGACAGGACGATCAGGAGCTGTGGAGGGACCGACGGACAGGTGGACAGACAGATGGGGGGGGCATGACAGGCAGAGAGAGAACACACAGACAaatggacagagaggagagaaggatggaggaggaagggaggggctggagagCCCTTGGACCCCTTGGGCCGGTCTGGCCCCACAGCCAGCTGCCGTGGGGGCACTGCTTTAGGCCAGGCTCTCACCTCTTTCAGGCGTTCCATGTCCTTGAGGTAGAAGCCGATGTAGAAGAGGCTCAGGTATGAGTTGACGAACTGGAACTGTGCGAAGCAGGCAGGGGGGTGGTCACCCTGCCATGTCTGTCCCAAGGAACCCCCATGTGTCCCCTGTAGAACCCctgcctggggacttccctggtggtccagtagctaggactttgtgctcccaacgcagggggcctcagttcgatccctggtcagggaactagatcacatgtgccacaactaagacccggtgcagccaaataaataaatatttaaaaaaataaaagaagcccTGCCGGCTTGCTGGCCACCACTCACCAGGACGACCTTGATGATGAGGTGCTTCTCATAGGCACTCTCCAGCCGATAGTTCTCTGGGGGCCAAGGAGACGAGTGAGAGTGTAGCCCAGGCCGTCATGGGCAGCAGGGACCCCAGAAGGCAGTGGGGCCCTTCCTGCTGGGGGCTGAGCAATGGGACCTCCGCTCACAGGGCATACCCATGTCGTTGAGCCAGACAGCCAGCTTCTTATAGCCCTCGGCACTTGCGCTGACCAGCAGGGCCAGCATGACTTTCGGCAGGAAGCGGGCAAGACGGGGCAGCCCCTTCATGCTCAGCACCAGCTCCTGCAGGAACAAAGGGGTTCAGAGGTTACCCCGGTCGCTGGGCTCGGCTCGGGGCCCACCTGAACAGGTTGGGGCCGAGGCCAGGGCTAGGAACTGGAGGTCACCTGGAGCTGGAAGCAGCCGAGCATGAGCAGGAACACGCAGGCTAGGCAGGTGAGGCACAAGGGAAGACTCACGAGCATCTGGAAGAGCAGCCGCTTCCAGGGCGGGTAGTAGAACTCCTCGGCCTGAGTCACGGGGCTGATGCGCCGCACGCCCTGGCAGAGGGTGGGGGCATGGCCCAACACAAGATCAGAGGGGCTGCCTCTGTCCCACACCCTTCCCAACCCTTCAAACTCCATGTCTATGATGCTTTGCTATCATGgtttgttgtagttcagttgctaagccgtgtctgactttgtgaccccatggactgtggcacgccaggcttctcagtccttcaccttctcctggagtttgctcaaactcatgtccatcgagtaggtgatgccat
The DNA window shown above is from Bos indicus x Bos taurus breed Angus x Brahman F1 hybrid chromosome 7, Bos_hybrid_MaternalHap_v2.0, whole genome shotgun sequence and carries:
- the ANO8 gene encoding anoctamin-8 isoform X4 → MKSWVQAVCENQPLDEICDYFGVKIAMYFAWLGFYTSAMVYPAVFGSVLYTFTEADQTSRDVSCVVFALFNVVWSTLFLEEWKRRGAELAYKWGTLDSPGEAVEEPRPQFRGVRRISPVTQAEEFYYPPWKRLLFQMLVSLPLCLTCLACVFLLMLGCFQLQELVLSMKGLPRLARFLPKVMLALLVSASAEGYKKLAVWLNDMENYRLESAYEKHLIIKVVLFQFVNSYLSLFYIGFYLKDMERLKELLIVLSLSQSLERQLWAVLVPLVALRFRLLLLSLQGLLLEARAKMLATLLITRQFLQNVREVLQPHLYRRLGRGELGLRAAWELARALLGLLSLRRPARRHLEPPAEEGGGGSSSGGGRRCLSGGCGAPEEEEEAAVERRPAGEGGEVGDGPRGDREEEDEEEEEEDEEEEDEDEEGEEGGLLDCGLRLKKVSFAERGAGRRRPGPSQEALLEEGSPTMVEKGLEPGVFTLAEEDDEAEGAPSSPERETPPAVLLRRAGGEGRDQGPDGGPDPEPGSGDSARKQRRQNRSSWIDPPEEEHSSQLTQAELESCMKKYEDTFQDYQEMFVQFGYVVLFSSAFPLAALCALINNLIEIRSDALKLCTGLQRPFGQRVESIGQWQKVMEVMGVLAIVVNCYLIGQCGQLQRLFPWLSPEAAIVSVVVLEHFALLLKYLIHVAIPDIPGWVAEEMAKLEYQRREAFKRHERQAQHRYQQQQRRRREEEERQRHAEHHARRERDASGREEARAEGSGLDPAAPEKTSAKAKGSGAGGHGPERPKRPGSLLAPNNVMKLKQIIPLQGKFLSSGASSSSPAGTGANLTTRPTPAQSPTGSDTRLPAFLSFKFLKSPETRRDPERSHSPPKAFHAGKLFPFGGARAEAGSNGAGGQARQDGTLGGGGCRAQRSGLADEAAAEEPDTPRPEEESSGTALAPVGAPALRTRRSRSPAPPPPPPTPMPRPPTPPAGCWQWDGPWGCGGEGAAPRQAPAATDCPPCALAGPPPVPQPLPGDASFYSLPPPPLPPPTSVPPQPPAPSPSPSSSPSPQAVCWPSGWH